One window of the Rhipicephalus sanguineus isolate Rsan-2018 chromosome 4, BIME_Rsan_1.4, whole genome shotgun sequence genome contains the following:
- the LOC119391583 gene encoding neuroligin-1 encodes MIRSQLKTFLVPPMRSVFLVSAVACVVIMAGLALALVGIILGTMIPAREHSCPPLDKPLEESNIMVETKSGRLIGTLVTVHGVKLAGFLGVPFAQSTAGERRFMAPLPLPASRDACVVQEYLQQRPPCAQLRNGTVVGTEDCLHVNVWTPAAALELHGDGMGRPFVVAVSGSWFETGSNDDSDWPMLAAKGDVVVMVPNHRQGVLGFLHPSNVAGVDVDVAVSDVWSAVQWARDHATFFGGDPKQLALVGYGSGAYLLSLIAQNMSKDTARRAFYHGGVFGSLLPFNPVMPYRSLAVALRCNDSDLSVSAWLPCFRAAPVDELLQAARASSEWPLQFAPHVDIRTLQTAPASNPHTVVAGVDAADDKTLFMDRILPLAKRDGSASTTKALLEYTLNVFNVPLGVKPFIRGLFKAESADGIADTLSMISTCASLKVAKAVAEGYHYQMDSTAVSGLLQPPLGISELAQFAAYGTVPPLADKSPWPPLTQALKTRVFNGDGSENFTSYFAECRKYNVYI; translated from the exons ATGATAAGGTCCCAGCTAAAGACGTTTCTCGTGCCTCCCATGCGCAGCGTCTTCCTGGTGTCCGCTGTGGCCTGCGTCGTGATTATGGCGGGCCTCGCTCTGGCGCTGGTGGGCATCATCCTGGGAACGATGATACCTGCCCGCGAACACAGTTGCCCACCGCTGGACAAGCCGCTCGAAGAGAGCAACATCATG GTGGAGACCAAGTCTGGCCGCCTGATTGGCACCTTGGTGACCGTGCACGGCGTGAAGCTCGCGGGATTCCTGGGCGTCCCGTTCGCTCAGAGCACGGCGGGCGAGCGCCGATTCATGGCACCGTTGCCGCTGCCCGCCTCTAGAGACGCGTGCGTCGTGCAGGAATACCTCCAGCAGCGACCGCCTTGTGCCCAGCTGAGAAACGGCACTGTCGTCGGCACCGAGGACTGTCTCCACGTGAACGTCTGGACGCCCGCAGCCGCACTCGAACTCCACGGCGACGGCATGGGCAGGCCCTTCGTGGTGGCCGTCTCCGGCAGTTGGTTCGAGACGGGCTCCAACGACGATTCCGACTGGCCGATGCTGGCCGCCAAGG GAGACGTGGTCGTGATGGTGCCCAACCACCGGCAAGGCGTGCTGGGATTCCTCCACCCGTCCAACGTGGCTGGTGTGGACGTTGACGTGGCCGTCAGCGACGTCTGGAGCGCAGTGCAGTGGGCACGTGACCACGCAACCTTCTTCGGTGGCGACCCTAAGCAGCTGGCGCTCGTCGGTTACGGATCGGGCGCCTACCTGCTTTCCTTGATCGCGCAAAACATGAGCAAGGATACGGCCCGCCGGGCGTTCTACCACGGCGGGGTCTTCGGATCGCTGCTGCCATTTAATCCG GTGATGCCTTACCGGAGCTTGGCTGTGGCGCTGCGTTGCAACGACTCGGACTTGTCGGTGTCGGCGTGGTTGCCATGCTTCCGTGCCGCACCCGTCGACGAGCTGTTGCAGGCCGCGCGAGCGTCCTCCGAGTGGCCTTTGCAGTTTGCGCCCCACGTGGACATTCGGACGCTGCAGACCGCGCCAGCGTCCAACCCGCATACCGTCGTCGCTGGGGTGGACGCGGCCGATGACAAGACCCTCTTCATGGATCGCATCTTGCCGCTCGCAAAG CGGGACGGGAGCGCGTCGACAACAAAGGCCTTGCTGGAGTACACGTTGAACGTGTTCAACGTGCCCCTGGGCGTGAAGCCCTTCATCAGGGGCCTGTTCAAAGCAGAGTCCGCGGACGGCATCGCAGACACGTTGTCGATGATCTCCACGTGCGCCTCCCTCAAGGTCGCCAAGGCGGTTGCCGAAGGCTACCACTACCAGATGGACTCGACCGCGGTTAGCGGACTGCTGCAGCCACCGCTGGGCATCAGCGAGCTAGCGCAGTTCGCAGCGTATGG CACGGTGCCTCCGTTGGCCGACAAGAGTCCGTGGCCTCCGTTGACGCAGGCGCTGAAGACCCGAGTGTTCAACGGAGATGGCAGCGAGAATTTCACCAGCTACTTTGCCGAATGCAGAAAATATAATGTGTATATTTGA